TGTAGAGAGTAGATAAGATTTTGGGAACATCCCGTATGAGTAGGAATTATGTTCTTCCTTATTTACTTGGGAGTGTTTAGAAAGAAGATCCTTAAGAAAATATTGTGTGCCTCCCTTGAATGTGTTTGAACTCACCTCGGGTTTCGGGATGTTAATGTTTAAAGCCTGAAGATTGGAATTCAGGGCGAATTCTGATTAAtagggggagaattgtaacacCCCAAAACTCAAGTCCAAAAAGTTGTTTTAGTTTAAAAAGAAAGGCCCGCTCTGCAGCCCATTAAGATTAAAACCCTAGGTTTTCCTTGCcttctcctataaatacaaagCCTCCACCCCTTAGTCTTCCATCAGAAACTTTGAAGCGAAGATCTACAGAGAAATCCCGGAGACTGGAAGCCCTAGCTGTCGACGATCTTTATCTCTCCCCGCGCTGCCTCTCCTTCTTTTCTCTCTCCTCACCGtgtctctctcatctctctctcctcacgatCTCTCTCccggccgactctctctctccttacCGTGAGCAGCcgcgagtggtggtggtggccgcGTAGTGTCGTAGATCTCAGATCCCGTTTCTCTTACCCTCTTATTTTCAGATCCAGATCTAGTTCTAGGCTAAAGTGAGGTGTTCTACCCAGATATATTTCATGTTCTTCTACATTGTTGAATGGGAATCTAGGATTGAGTATATCTTGTTTGTTGTTAGGTTGATAGACTATATTTCATCAGAACTCTCATACTGATTTAAGACTTCAAATGAACTGGTTGTAATGATAATTgaatgattgattgattggttgaAGATCTGTTTGTTTGCGATTGACAGCTAGGATGTTTAGAAAGAATTAAACGTAGGATCTTAGAGTACAGCTAACTGGTCTGGTAGATGAATGGTAGACATCTGTGAATGTTTGTTAAATGAATTGAGTGTGACACcgagaacgggtggcgtctaaaaaggaaagtaagaaagagtctaaggaaaaaggaaatggaaatgataaagaaaaatgaaatgataatgataaaggaaatataaggaaaaaggaaaagttAATTGAATGAAATACGAACCACCGAGGGACTGGTGGGGAGTGTGGGAAACGCGGCGGTCGTAGCGTTCAAAAACGGCAGGGTAAGAATAGAggcgccggtaagattgagtcacgccgagtcttggcgggaagggATCGTAATACACTGCAAGGAGTAGACTGCATCCAAGGAACCGGATGTCGAGTGTACCATGGCAGGCGGCTCCACAGGAACGCAGCAAGAAAAGGGGAGGAATGGTCCGTttgagctgtgtaggtcctaAAGTTCTAGGATGATTGGAGTCTTAAAACAACCAAATTATGTGAATTGAGTGGTGACTGAGTTCATTACATTACTTGATTTTGTGAAATGAAACTTTAATATTTAGTTAAGTAAGTTGCATCGAATTGGGTGTAGTGACTAGTCGGTTCTTTATTCGCATTGAGCAGTATAGAGGCTCATGGGAGAGACTGGTCTAGAATCGCTTCACTGAGTATTCATACCCACCCTTCTTTTCCCTCTCTTTTTGCAGAACTATAAGTGGAAGTATCGATGGTAAGAAAGGAAACGCACCTGAAACTCATGGGACCAGTAACGAGACACACGGAGATGTCGGGAAAGTAGACATGTGTGTCCTCAACTCCGCGTCCAGGAACCCCGGTTGGAAATGGGGAAAGGGCGGGTGTTTCATGAAGAGTGTCCAGAAACCTCATTTTGATTCCGATTTGATCAACAAAAGGATCTCTTTTTATGAGGTTGAACACTTCTTGGTCGTGCTTTCTTCTACCACGGAATCTCCACCTCGAACCACACCAAAACTCATAGAACTTAATGGTTTTGTTGTTGGCCTTGACGTATGTGAATCCGGAGTTCACCCAGTTGCTCTTGCTTGAGGAGTTTCCCTTGTAATGGTCGCACGCGATCTGAAAATCCACGTCTGGAAGAAATTGAGGAAATGGATCGCGAAACCACAAGATATCGGCATCCTAAAAGCAATCGACAGTAGACACGGTGAAATGAATCGAAATAAAACTATCAGAGTAATGTTATATAACATCATTTTTAGCACAAAAAATGCTATAACATATTGAATCCAGAAATGtaattgaatttgaaagaattcatAAGTAAGAACTTTTGCAGTATTTTAAACGATTTGATGAGATTTTAATGCATTTATTCAATTCTTTTTATGATGGATTTAAAGGAATATACATAAATTTGATAGAATACTAATTCCTCTAAATTCTatgaaatttttgaatcttTGTAAAAAAGTGAACGAAAATTATTTAATCTTTAAActgaaagataaataataattagtacTACAATAGTTTATTGATTGTAGCAATTTTATtgcaaaataataatacaaataaataaaatctatagatcatcTTATCTTTATAGGGATTCGATGCTATATGGTTGAGTAGGATTCATATGAGAGATAGATCTAATAAAAGAagaaattttcatgtttatcacATTGTTGGTACCGTTATTCAAGTTTACCaccaataattatatatatatttttttttatttttccaattttatttttttcaaattcaaacttttttcgatttttttcgattttttttcttttttcaattcttctttttgaaattagataattatttatgaaactgtttttaaaaaaaaatatttaatttttttaattatttatttgaatcctaaactccacattccaaaaatcctaCATTccttttaactctaaaccctaagtctaaattagttaactctaggttataaaaaaattcctttctttttctctttttaaaaatgaaGGTATAAATAGTCAAGGTAAACAGGAAAAATTGTATTATAAATGTggtatttttggtaattttccataaaaacgttttaaaaaatggtAAGTACTATTTTGTTGAGATGGTTacattatattatttgattagaATATATTGTCAACAACAATTTGAAGTTTTGTAACTAGTGTTCTATATTAAATGCTAGTTTGTAGGGATTTtatgaaaacataagaaaaaggTTAGCCTTTTTCAAAATAAGAAACCATCGaaaagttattttgtttttacgTGAGTTCATGAAATGCATAGTGAAAAATGATAGAACATGAGTTCGTGAAATACAGATTCCTACTGAGCACAACAAATCTCTCCATAGAAGCAAAGAATTGGTTCTTTACATTTCTATAGAACATATTCCattaaattgttatcaaataacATTAGTACAAattaaaatctatcaaatattgaataacaacaagaatttaaaagaattgattaaatcaataattgaataacagtggaatttaatatcaaatttctaaatctaataccCCAAGTCTCGTCCTACCGCCTACGTATGTATAGGAAATGTAACCATTCTGTTACTTTTGAAGAAGTACATCTTAATATTAGTATTTATAGATTATAGTAATAAGGTAGCTAGACTAAATATAATCTAAAATCTAtatactaaattttaatttgttaatcataagtgaaaacatttttttcataagataaaaccttttgtaactaaataattaaaagaaaatatcaaacAAAGAGTAAGCAAGAATATTGCAAACCGTGAAGAGGAAGTTGTAGCCTAGGGCAAGAACTTCCATTAGAAACTCCATTCGCCTCCAAACGAGTTTCAAGTAGCCGGGAGTCATGTAGTTGTTCGGACCAGAGAGTTGGTCATAATCGGTGGCGTTGATCAAGTAGCAATGAGGATGAAGATGCAAACACTGTTCATATGCCTTGTTGTCCAGGCAAACCCCAATCACATGTTTGAGATACTTTTCGGTCCCGATTCCGATATGGAAACTCTCAAGAAACAAGTCGAACATGGAGTTTGGAGCCACCCATGCCTTGTTTAATGCTGTTATAATCACCGTCTTGTCCTCCATTGCCGCGTTCATCAAAACTCTTTCAAGTTCTGAAGCTGGTTCTCTCTATTGTATCCACCAAATGCAATATGGCGTGAATCACTAAATACATTCTATTAACATCTAAATACAAACGAAAACATATAAGCAGTTAACTGTATTTGATTACTCACCGTTTTGAAGGaagttttgttttgtgaaaACCAGTTCATCTTCAATGGAGACAAAACCATTAGAGGATTATTAGAAGAATTATAGACCAAAATACAATAAATCGTCACGATGGTGAAGAGCAACACGAGTGTCATCACATCTCTTTGTGATCCGTTTGAAGGCGGTTTGGTTATGTCGCCGTCTCTATCATCAGTGGAAGCAGAACGCAATTCAGAGCTTGTATTTTCCATTCTCTTGTTTCTTAATATCTTTTCAATTTGTTATTATGTTCTCTTTAGCTTTACAACACCTCCTTTATATAATACGTTCCTCCTCTCATTCActcttttaatgttttaaaaaaaataagtcaaGTCATTGTTTTAATGGTTGAGATAATTATAGTGACTGATAAATATGATATTGGTCAGAAGTCTCGGTAGCTCATTGTGAACATTAGGGGAATTgcctccgcgcaagcgcggaaTTATGAACAGAGTTTTTGTATTTGAtagggttattgtagttgtgaattttgcgttttgggttgatcattgttttcaagttttttattgttattgggttagagttgtgatg
The nucleotide sequence above comes from Brassica napus cultivar Da-Ae chromosome A9, Da-Ae, whole genome shotgun sequence. Encoded proteins:
- the LOC125578064 gene encoding uncharacterized protein At4g15970-like, with amino-acid sequence MENTSSELRSASTDDRDGDITKPPSNGSQRDVMTLVLLFTIVTIYCILVYNSSNNPLMVLSPLKMNWFSQNKTSFKTREPASELERVLMNAAMEDKTVIITALNKAWVAPNSMFDLFLESFHIGIGTEKYLKHVIGVCLDNKAYEQCLHLHPHCYLINATDYDQLSGPNNYMTPGYLKLVWRRMEFLMEVLALGYNFLFTDADILWFRDPFPQFLPDVDFQIACDHYKGNSSSKSNWVNSGFTYVKANNKTIKFYEFWCGSRWRFRGRRKHDQEVFNLIKRDPFVDQIGIKMRFLDTLHIGTFCEPSKDVNVVNTMHANCCKGLNNKVNYLNAVLRDWKQ